One part of the Pseudomonas sp. MYb118 genome encodes these proteins:
- a CDS encoding EAL domain-containing protein, translating into MNQTRTLGTPRLLGIVWPFIAVVLFQALLGGVSLYVLSAVRGYVAGESLWSKGQKDAIYYLNLYADSRDETIFQKYQSAIAVPQGGHELRVALDRQPPDIPAARVAILKGGNHPDDVSSLIWLYLNFRHFSYLEKAIDLWTVGDGYLVKLDEVAREMHQHITVSQPTDDDIRRWKAQIFAINDEVTPAAKAFSDALGEGSRVILRLLLVTNLATALGLIVLALMRTHKLLKQRHAFADALQLEKDRAQITLQSIGDGVITTDVTGAITYMNPAAEALTHWKAEQATGLPLAALFNVLDENAQAEGFTLIERIQSGQLTGGSEHSKLIQRLDGSTVSVTLVGAPISNAGKVSGTVLVLHDMTQERQYIANLSWQATHDALTGLANRREFEYRLEQVLHSLTRQPGRHALMFLDLDQFKLVNDTCGHAAGDELLRHICALLQSGLREGDTLARLGGDEFGILLENCAPEAAEKIAESLRQTVQNLHFVWKGRPFVTTVSVGLVHVNHHPTTLETSLRAADMACYMAKEKGRNRVQVYHADDSELSLRFGEMAWVQRLHMALEEDRFCLYAQEIAALGQAEQGSGHIEILLRLHDEAGRMILPDSFIPAAERYGLMTSLDRWVVHNVFKIIAQCIAERHEGPLAMCAINLSGSTIGDEAFLDFLREQFRTWSIPPEMICFEITETSAISNLGSAIRFINELKGLGCHFSLDDFCAGMSSFAYLKHLPVDFLKIDGSFVKDMLDDPINRAMVEVINHIGHVMGKRTIAEFVETPQIEQALLEIGVDYAQGYVIERPHLFTCDSLQSRPARPQPLLFKAPGTFR; encoded by the coding sequence ATGAATCAAACGCGGACTCTCGGAACGCCACGGTTGCTGGGCATCGTTTGGCCCTTTATTGCCGTTGTGCTGTTCCAAGCCCTGTTGGGTGGCGTCAGCCTTTATGTGCTGTCTGCGGTGCGCGGCTATGTGGCGGGTGAAAGTCTCTGGTCCAAGGGCCAGAAAGACGCCATCTATTACCTGAACCTCTACGCCGACAGCCGCGACGAGACAATTTTCCAGAAGTACCAGAGCGCGATCGCCGTGCCCCAGGGCGGGCACGAGTTGCGCGTGGCGCTGGATCGTCAGCCCCCGGACATCCCGGCGGCGCGGGTGGCGATCCTCAAGGGCGGCAACCACCCGGATGACGTGTCCAGCCTGATCTGGCTGTACCTCAACTTCCGCCATTTCAGTTACCTGGAAAAAGCCATCGACCTGTGGACGGTGGGGGACGGCTATCTGGTCAAGCTCGATGAGGTGGCCAGGGAGATGCATCAGCACATCACGGTCAGCCAGCCCACCGACGACGATATCCGCCGCTGGAAAGCGCAGATTTTCGCCATCAACGATGAAGTGACTCCGGCGGCCAAGGCCTTCAGCGATGCCCTGGGGGAGGGCTCGCGGGTCATTCTTCGCCTGTTGCTGGTGACCAACCTGGCCACCGCCCTGGGCCTGATCGTCCTGGCCCTGATGCGCACCCACAAGCTGCTCAAGCAGCGCCACGCCTTCGCCGACGCCCTGCAACTGGAGAAGGACCGGGCGCAGATCACCCTGCAATCAATCGGTGACGGCGTGATCACCACCGATGTGACGGGCGCCATTACCTACATGAACCCGGCGGCCGAAGCGCTGACTCACTGGAAAGCCGAGCAGGCGACCGGCCTGCCCCTGGCAGCGCTGTTCAATGTGCTGGACGAGAACGCCCAGGCCGAAGGCTTTACCCTGATCGAACGCATCCAGAGCGGCCAGCTCACCGGCGGCAGCGAACATTCCAAGCTGATCCAGCGCCTGGACGGCAGTACGGTGTCGGTCACCCTGGTGGGCGCACCGATCAGCAATGCCGGCAAAGTCAGCGGCACCGTGCTGGTGTTGCACGACATGACCCAGGAGCGGCAGTACATCGCCAACCTTTCCTGGCAGGCGACCCATGACGCCTTGACCGGCCTGGCCAATCGCCGTGAATTCGAATACCGCCTGGAACAGGTGCTGCATAGCCTGACGCGGCAGCCGGGGCGCCATGCGCTGATGTTCCTCGACCTCGATCAGTTCAAGCTGGTCAACGACACCTGCGGCCATGCGGCGGGGGACGAGTTGCTGCGCCATATCTGCGCGTTGCTGCAATCGGGTTTGCGCGAAGGCGATACACTGGCCCGGCTGGGCGGCGACGAGTTCGGCATCCTGCTGGAAAATTGCGCGCCGGAAGCGGCGGAGAAGATTGCCGAAAGCCTGCGCCAGACTGTGCAGAACCTGCATTTCGTGTGGAAGGGCCGACCGTTCGTCACCACCGTCAGTGTCGGGCTGGTGCATGTCAATCATCACCCGACCACCCTCGAAACCTCCCTGCGTGCCGCCGACATGGCGTGCTACATGGCCAAGGAAAAAGGCCGCAACCGGGTTCAGGTGTATCACGCCGACGACTCGGAGCTGTCTCTGCGGTTCGGTGAGATGGCCTGGGTGCAACGTCTGCACATGGCGCTGGAGGAAGACCGCTTCTGCCTGTACGCCCAGGAAATCGCCGCGCTGGGGCAGGCCGAGCAGGGCAGCGGCCACATTGAAATCCTCTTGCGCCTGCACGATGAGGCGGGGCGCATGATTCTGCCGGACAGTTTCATTCCGGCGGCAGAGCGCTATGGCCTGATGACCTCGCTGGACCGCTGGGTCGTGCACAACGTGTTCAAGATCATCGCCCAGTGCATCGCCGAGCGACATGAGGGGCCGCTGGCCATGTGTGCGATCAATCTGTCAGGCAGCACCATCGGTGATGAGGCGTTCCTGGACTTCCTGCGAGAGCAGTTCAGGACCTGGTCGATCCCGCCTGAAATGATTTGTTTTGAAATCACTGAAACCAGCGCAATATCCAATCTGGGTAGCGCGATCAGATTTATCAACGAGCTCAAAGGGTTAGGTTGCCATTTTTCCCTTGATGACTTTTGTGCCGGAATGTCCTCATTCGCGTACTTGAAACATTTGCCTGTAGACTTCCTGAAGATCGACGGGAGTTTCGTAAAGGATATGCTGGACGACCCGATTAACCGCGCCATGGTCGAGGTGATCAATCACATCGGCCATGTCATGGGTAAGCGTACGATTGCCGAGTTTGTTGAAACGCCCCAGATCGAGCAGGCATTGCTGGAGATTGGGGTGGATTACGCTCAAGGGTATGTCATTGAGCGCCCGCATCTGTTTACCTGCGATAGTCTGCAAAGTCGTCCCGCCAGGCCCCAACCCTTGCTGTTCAAGGCGCCTGGCACGTTCCGTTGA
- a CDS encoding BolA family protein yields MTMQQRIESTLALLQPEHLQVLDESHMHSRGTQTHYKAVVVSQQFEGLNRVKRHQKVYGTLGELMGEFHALALHTYTPQEWAEIGAAPASPTCAGGSKH; encoded by the coding sequence ATGACCATGCAACAACGCATTGAATCGACGCTGGCGCTGCTCCAGCCTGAGCACCTGCAAGTGCTGGATGAAAGCCACATGCACAGCCGTGGGACACAAACCCACTACAAGGCGGTGGTGGTCAGCCAGCAGTTCGAAGGGCTCAACCGCGTCAAGCGCCACCAGAAGGTCTACGGCACGCTCGGCGAGCTGATGGGCGAGTTCCATGCGTTGGCGCTGCACACCTACACCCCGCAGGAATGGGCAGAGATCGGCGCGGCCCCGGCTTCGCCGACCTGTGCCGGCGGCAGCAAGCATTAA
- a CDS encoding DsbA family protein, whose protein sequence is MSARRLLYVMDPMCSWCWGFAPVANALVEQAQAAGVDVHLVVGGLRTGSGSALEPSTRRYILEHWQAVTEATGQPFKTEGALPEGFVYDTEPACRALVTARSLAPDCAWKLLGLIQNAFYVQGRDVTHASVLVELAEQAGVPRIEFAAAFDRADMHTATAADFTWVQDLGIAGFPTLLAERDGQLALLTNGYQPLNVLSPLLGRWLERAACA, encoded by the coding sequence ATGTCTGCACGCCGCCTGCTGTATGTAATGGACCCGATGTGTTCCTGGTGCTGGGGTTTCGCGCCAGTGGCCAATGCGTTGGTGGAGCAGGCGCAGGCAGCGGGTGTGGATGTGCACCTGGTGGTCGGCGGTTTGCGCACCGGCAGCGGTTCGGCGCTGGAGCCGAGCACCCGGCGCTACATCCTTGAGCATTGGCAGGCGGTGACCGAGGCCACCGGCCAACCGTTCAAGACCGAGGGCGCGCTGCCCGAAGGTTTTGTCTACGACACCGAGCCTGCCTGCCGCGCGCTGGTCACCGCGCGCAGCCTGGCACCGGATTGCGCGTGGAAACTGCTGGGCCTGATCCAGAACGCGTTTTATGTGCAAGGTCGCGACGTCACCCACGCCAGCGTACTGGTGGAGCTGGCCGAGCAGGCCGGCGTGCCGCGCATCGAGTTCGCGGCGGCCTTCGACCGCGCCGACATGCACACCGCAACGGCGGCGGATTTCACCTGGGTGCAGGACCTCGGCATCGCCGGGTTCCCCACCTTGCTGGCCGAGCGTGATGGCCAGTTGGCCCTGCTGACCAACGGCTATCAGCCGTTGAACGTGCTGTCACCGTTGCTCGGGCGCTGGCTGGAGCGTGCTGCCTGTGCCTGA
- a CDS encoding bile acid:sodium symporter family protein — translation MRALAALSRFVGNTFAYWVLIFAVVAFLQPAWFLNLKGAIVPLLGLVMFGMGLTLKLEDFAAVARHPWRVALGVVAHFVIMPGVAWLLCQVFHLPPEIAVGVILVGCCPSGTSSNVMTWLARGDLALSVAIAAVTTLLAPVLTPALIWLLASAWLPVSFMELFWSILQVVLLPIVLGVVAQRLLGDRVRHAVDVLPLVSVVSIVIIVAAVVAASQAKIAESGLLIMAVVMLHNSFGYLLGYFTGRLFKLPLAQRKSLALEVGMQNSGLGAALASAHFSPLAAVPSALFSVWHNISGALLSTYFRRMSDEHDEDGAAQRVTD, via the coding sequence ATGCGTGCACTGGCTGCATTGAGTCGCTTTGTCGGCAACACCTTCGCTTACTGGGTACTGATTTTCGCCGTCGTGGCATTTCTGCAACCGGCGTGGTTCCTCAACCTCAAGGGCGCCATCGTGCCGTTGCTGGGGCTGGTGATGTTCGGCATGGGCCTGACCCTCAAACTCGAAGACTTCGCCGCCGTCGCTCGCCACCCGTGGCGCGTGGCCCTGGGCGTGGTCGCGCATTTCGTGATCATGCCCGGTGTGGCGTGGTTGCTCTGCCAGGTGTTTCACCTGCCGCCGGAGATCGCCGTCGGCGTGATCCTGGTCGGCTGCTGCCCGAGCGGCACCTCGTCGAACGTGATGACCTGGCTGGCTCGCGGTGACCTGGCACTGTCGGTGGCCATCGCCGCCGTCACCACCCTGCTCGCTCCCGTGCTGACCCCGGCGCTGATCTGGCTGCTGGCCTCGGCCTGGTTGCCGGTGTCGTTCATGGAGCTGTTCTGGTCGATCCTGCAAGTGGTGCTGCTGCCGATCGTGCTCGGTGTGGTTGCCCAGCGCCTGCTCGGTGACCGGGTCCGCCACGCGGTGGATGTGCTGCCGCTGGTGTCGGTGGTGAGCATCGTGATCATCGTCGCCGCCGTCGTTGCCGCCAGCCAGGCAAAAATCGCCGAGTCGGGCCTGCTGATCATGGCCGTGGTCATGCTGCACAACAGCTTCGGCTACCTGCTGGGTTACTTCACCGGACGCCTGTTCAAGCTGCCGCTGGCCCAGCGCAAGTCCCTGGCCCTGGAAGTCGGCATGCAGAACTCCGGCCTGGGCGCCGCACTGGCCAGTGCGCACTTCTCGCCTCTGGCGGCGGTGCCGAGCGCGTTGTTCAGCGTCTGGCACAATATTTCCGGGGCGCTGCTCTCGACGTATTTCCGCCGCATGAGCGACGAGCACGACGAAGACGGCGCGGCGCAACGGGTTACTGACTGA
- a CDS encoding DUF2059 domain-containing protein codes for MTRLRAICTAVALVCASGPVFADTASHNASAEAFLTLAHADKLGTPVYMQVQQMFAQRFAQTKAPESKKALLETYQAKANAALDQAIGWNKLKPDMVKLYTTNFSESELKDLVAFYQSPLGKKVLEKMPQLTQQSAQMTQAKLESAVPVVNKLLADMTAELEPKAAAPAKKKP; via the coding sequence ATGACTCGTCTTCGTGCCATCTGTACCGCGGTTGCACTGGTTTGCGCCAGCGGCCCTGTCTTTGCCGATACCGCCAGCCACAACGCCAGTGCCGAGGCTTTCCTGACCCTGGCACATGCCGATAAGTTGGGCACTCCGGTGTACATGCAAGTGCAGCAGATGTTCGCTCAGCGCTTCGCCCAGACCAAGGCGCCCGAGTCGAAGAAAGCCTTGCTGGAAACCTACCAGGCCAAGGCCAACGCCGCGCTGGACCAGGCCATTGGCTGGAATAAGCTCAAGCCCGACATGGTCAAGCTCTATACCACCAACTTCAGCGAGTCCGAGCTGAAGGATCTGGTCGCGTTCTACCAGTCGCCACTGGGCAAGAAAGTCCTGGAAAAAATGCCGCAACTGACCCAGCAATCGGCCCAGATGACCCAGGCCAAGCTGGAAAGCGCGGTGCCGGTGGTCAACAAGCTGCTGGCAGACATGACCGCCGAGCTTGAGCCGAAGGCTGCCGCTCCTGCCAAGAAAAAGCCTTGA
- the rdgC gene encoding recombination-associated protein RdgC has protein sequence MWFKNLLIYRLTQDLPVDAEALETALATKLARPCASQELTTYGFTAPFGKGEDAPLVHVSGDFLLVSARKEERILPGSVVRDAVKEKVEEIEAAQMRKVYKKERDQIKDEIIQAFLPRAFIRRSSTFAAIAPKQGLILVNSASPKRAEDLLSTLREVIGTLPVRPLTVKTAPTAIMTEWVTTQEAAPDFFVLDECELRDTHEDGGIVRCKRQDLTSEEIQLHLSTGKVVTQLSLAWQDKLSFVLDDKMVVKRLKFEDLLQDQAEQDGGDEALGQLDASFTLMMLTFGDFLPALVEALGGEEMPQGI, from the coding sequence ATGTGGTTCAAAAACCTGCTTATCTATCGCCTGACCCAAGATCTGCCTGTTGATGCCGAGGCGTTGGAAACTGCACTGGCCACCAAACTGGCGCGGCCCTGTGCAAGCCAGGAGTTGACCACCTACGGTTTCACCGCGCCGTTCGGCAAGGGTGAAGATGCGCCACTGGTGCATGTCAGCGGCGATTTCCTGCTGGTGTCCGCGCGCAAGGAAGAACGCATCCTGCCGGGCAGCGTCGTGCGTGACGCGGTAAAGGAAAAGGTCGAAGAGATCGAAGCGGCGCAAATGCGCAAGGTCTACAAAAAGGAACGCGACCAGATCAAGGATGAAATCATCCAGGCGTTTCTGCCGCGTGCCTTTATCCGTCGCTCGTCGACCTTCGCCGCCATCGCGCCGAAACAGGGCCTGATCCTGGTCAACTCGGCCAGCCCGAAACGCGCCGAAGACCTGCTGTCGACCCTGCGTGAAGTGATCGGCACCCTGCCGGTGCGCCCGCTGACCGTGAAGACCGCACCGACCGCGATCATGACCGAATGGGTCACCACCCAGGAGGCCGCTCCCGACTTCTTCGTGCTGGACGAATGCGAACTGCGCGACACCCACGAAGACGGCGGCATCGTGCGCTGCAAGCGCCAGGACCTGACCAGCGAAGAAATCCAGCTGCACCTGAGCACCGGCAAAGTGGTCACCCAGCTGTCGCTGGCCTGGCAGGACAAACTGTCTTTCGTCCTCGACGACAAGATGGTGGTCAAGCGCCTGAAGTTCGAAGACCTGCTGCAGGACCAGGCGGAACAGGACGGCGGCGACGAAGCCCTCGGCCAGCTGGACGCCAGCTTCACCCTGATGATGCTGACCTTCGGCGACTTCCTGCCGGCGCTGGTCGAGGCGTTGGGCGGTGAAGAGATGCCGCAGGGGATCTAA
- a CDS encoding TenA family transcriptional regulator produces MIDSFNRTGPLMEAASYPAWAQKLIQDCSESKRRVVEHELYKRMRDNKLSARTMRHYLIGGWPVVEQFALYMAQNLTKTRFARHPGEDMARRWLMRNIRVELNHADYWVHWSRAHGVSLEDLQAQQVAPELHALSHWCWHTSSADSLIVAIAATNYAIEGATGEWSALVCSTGVYAAAFPEEDRKRAMKWLKMHAQYDDAHPWEALEIICTLAGMNPSKSLQAELRQAVCKSYDYMFLFLERCMQLEHAEKTTVARERMALAES; encoded by the coding sequence GTGATCGACTCATTCAACCGAACCGGACCCCTCATGGAAGCTGCAAGTTATCCCGCCTGGGCGCAGAAACTGATCCAGGATTGCAGCGAGAGTAAACGCCGGGTAGTCGAGCACGAATTGTACAAGCGCATGCGCGATAACAAGCTCAGCGCCAGGACCATGCGCCACTACCTGATCGGTGGTTGGCCGGTGGTCGAACAATTCGCGCTCTACATGGCCCAGAACCTGACCAAGACCCGCTTTGCCCGCCACCCGGGCGAAGACATGGCGCGGCGCTGGCTGATGCGCAACATTCGTGTCGAACTCAACCACGCCGACTACTGGGTGCACTGGAGCCGCGCGCACGGTGTTTCCCTCGAAGACTTGCAGGCGCAACAGGTGGCCCCCGAGCTGCACGCCCTGAGCCACTGGTGCTGGCACACCAGCTCGGCGGACTCGCTGATCGTCGCCATTGCCGCGACCAACTACGCCATCGAAGGCGCGACCGGTGAATGGTCGGCGCTGGTCTGTTCCACGGGCGTCTATGCGGCGGCCTTCCCCGAGGAAGACCGCAAGCGGGCCATGAAGTGGCTGAAGATGCATGCCCAGTACGACGATGCCCACCCGTGGGAAGCCCTGGAAATCATCTGCACGCTGGCCGGCATGAACCCGAGCAAGTCCCTGCAGGCCGAACTGCGCCAGGCGGTGTGCAAGAGCTATGACTACATGTTCCTGTTCCTGGAACGCTGCATGCAGCTTGAGCATGCGGAAAAGACCACGGTAGCCCGCGAGCGCATGGCGCTGGCCGAAAGCTGA
- a CDS encoding ABC transporter ATP-binding protein yields the protein MPDLQDESPVRKRADRLSWAEIRRLALQHKKALWIANGVAVLATLCSVPIPLLLPLLVDEVLLGHGDSALKVMNHVLPGPWQKAAGYIGLMLLVTLLLRCSALLFNVVQAKLFAALAKDIVYRIRTRLIERLKRISLGEYESLGSGTVTTHLVTDLDTLDKFVGETLSRFLVAMLTLVGTASILIWMHWKLALLIMLFNPLVIYATVLLGKRVKHLKKLENDSTSRFTQALTETLDAIQEVRAGNRQGFFLGRLGQRAREVRDYAVNSQWKTDASNRASGLLFQFGIDIFRAAAMLTVLFSDLSIGQMLAVFSYLWFMIGPVEQLLNLQYAYYAAGGALSRINELLARADEPEYPGGVDPFNGRDTVGIEVQGLSFGYGDELVLNQMNLSIAPGEKVAIVGASGGGKSTLVQLLLGLYTPLAGTIRFGGSTQQEIGLETVRENVAVVLQHPALFNDTVRANLTMGRERSDEACWQALEIAQLHATIRELPNGLDSVVGRSGVRLSGGQRQRLAIARMVLAEPKVVILDEATSALDAATEYNLHQALARFLSQRTTLIIAHRLSAVKQADRVLVFDGGRIAEDGDHQQLIADGGLYAKLYGHLQQL from the coding sequence GTGCCTGACCTGCAGGACGAATCACCTGTTCGCAAGCGTGCCGATCGACTGAGCTGGGCGGAAATCCGCCGCCTGGCCCTGCAACATAAAAAAGCCCTGTGGATCGCCAATGGCGTCGCCGTCCTGGCGACCCTGTGCAGCGTGCCGATTCCCCTGTTGTTGCCGTTGCTGGTGGATGAAGTGCTGCTGGGCCACGGCGATTCGGCGCTGAAGGTGATGAACCACGTGCTGCCGGGCCCTTGGCAGAAAGCGGCGGGGTACATCGGCCTGATGCTGCTGGTGACCTTGTTGCTGCGTTGTTCGGCGCTGCTGTTCAACGTGGTGCAGGCCAAGTTGTTCGCGGCGCTGGCCAAGGACATCGTCTACCGCATTCGCACGCGCCTGATCGAGCGGCTCAAGCGCATCTCCCTCGGTGAATACGAAAGCCTGGGCAGTGGCACGGTGACCACGCACCTGGTGACCGACCTCGACACCCTGGACAAATTCGTCGGCGAAACCCTCAGCCGTTTCCTGGTGGCCATGCTGACGCTGGTCGGCACCGCGAGCATCCTGATCTGGATGCACTGGAAGCTGGCGCTGTTGATCATGCTGTTCAACCCGCTGGTGATCTACGCCACGGTGCTGTTGGGCAAGCGGGTCAAACACCTGAAGAAACTCGAGAACGACAGCACCTCGCGTTTCACCCAGGCGCTGACCGAAACCCTTGATGCCATCCAGGAAGTGCGCGCCGGCAACCGCCAGGGCTTCTTCCTCGGGCGCCTCGGCCAGCGGGCGCGCGAGGTGCGCGACTACGCCGTGAACTCGCAGTGGAAAACCGACGCCTCGAACCGCGCCAGTGGCCTGTTGTTCCAGTTCGGCATCGACATTTTCCGCGCCGCGGCCATGCTCACCGTGCTGTTTTCCGACCTGTCCATCGGCCAGATGCTCGCGGTGTTCAGCTACCTGTGGTTCATGATCGGGCCAGTGGAGCAACTGCTCAACCTGCAATACGCCTATTACGCGGCCGGCGGTGCGCTGTCGCGGATCAACGAATTGCTGGCCAGGGCCGATGAACCGGAGTATCCGGGCGGCGTCGATCCGTTCAACGGTCGCGATACCGTGGGCATTGAAGTGCAGGGCCTGAGCTTCGGTTATGGCGACGAACTGGTGCTGAACCAGATGAACCTGTCGATCGCCCCTGGGGAAAAGGTCGCGATCGTCGGTGCCAGCGGCGGCGGCAAGAGCACCCTGGTGCAGTTGCTGCTGGGCTTGTACACGCCGCTGGCCGGGACGATCCGTTTCGGCGGTTCGACCCAGCAGGAGATCGGCCTGGAAACCGTGCGGGAAAACGTTGCGGTGGTCCTGCAACACCCGGCGCTGTTCAACGACACCGTGCGCGCCAACCTGACCATGGGCCGCGAACGCAGTGACGAAGCTTGCTGGCAGGCCCTGGAAATTGCCCAGTTGCACGCCACCATCCGCGAACTGCCCAATGGCCTGGACAGCGTCGTCGGGCGTTCCGGCGTGCGTTTGTCCGGCGGTCAACGCCAGCGCCTGGCGATCGCGCGCATGGTCTTGGCCGAGCCCAAGGTGGTGATCCTCGACGAGGCCACCTCGGCGCTGGATGCCGCCACCGAATACAACCTGCACCAGGCGCTGGCGCGCTTTCTCAGCCAGCGCACCACGCTGATCATCGCCCACCGTCTGTCGGCAGTGAAGCAAGCCGACCGGGTGCTGGTGTTCGACGGCGGGCGGATTGCCGAAGATGGCGACCATCAGCAACTGATTGCCGATGGCGGTTTGTACGCCAAGCTTTACGGGCATTTGCAGCAGTTGTAA
- a CDS encoding rhodanese-related sulfurtransferase, translated as MTQPIVVAALYKFVTLENYVDLREPLLQAMVDNGIKGTLLIAEEGINGTVSGSREGIDGLLAWLKNDPRMVDIDHKESYCDEQPFYRTKVKLKKEIVTLGVEGVDPNKKVGTYVEPQDWNALISDPEVLLIDTRNDYEVSIGTFEGAIDPKTTSFREFPDYIKANFDPAVHKKVAMFCTGGIRCEKASSYMLSEGFDEVYHLKGGILKYLEEVPQEETKWQGDCFVFDNRVTVRHDLSEGDYDQCHACRTPVSVEDRASEHYVAGISCPHCWDTLSEKTRRSAIDRQKQIELAKARNLPHPIGYNYKQTPSEA; from the coding sequence ATGACACAACCGATTGTCGTGGCGGCACTGTATAAGTTCGTCACCCTGGAAAACTACGTCGACCTGCGCGAGCCGCTGCTGCAGGCCATGGTCGACAACGGCATCAAGGGCACCCTGCTGATCGCCGAAGAAGGCATCAACGGCACCGTTTCCGGGAGCCGCGAAGGCATTGATGGCCTGCTGGCCTGGCTCAAGAATGATCCGCGCATGGTCGATATCGACCACAAGGAATCGTACTGCGACGAGCAGCCGTTCTATCGCACCAAGGTCAAGCTGAAAAAAGAAATCGTCACTTTGGGTGTCGAAGGCGTGGACCCGAACAAGAAGGTCGGCACCTACGTCGAGCCGCAGGACTGGAACGCGCTGATCAGCGACCCCGAAGTTCTGCTGATTGATACCCGCAACGACTACGAAGTGTCGATCGGCACCTTCGAAGGCGCTATCGACCCGAAGACCACCAGTTTTCGCGAATTTCCCGACTACATCAAAGCCAACTTCGACCCGGCCGTGCACAAGAAGGTCGCGATGTTCTGCACCGGTGGCATCCGCTGCGAGAAGGCTTCGAGCTACATGCTCAGCGAGGGTTTCGACGAGGTCTATCACCTCAAGGGCGGCATCCTGAAGTACCTCGAAGAAGTGCCGCAGGAAGAAACCAAGTGGCAGGGCGACTGCTTCGTGTTCGACAACCGCGTGACCGTGCGTCATGACCTCAGCGAAGGTGACTACGATCAATGCCACGCCTGCCGGACTCCGGTTAGTGTCGAAGACCGCGCATCCGAGCATTATGTGGCCGGTATCAGTTGCCCGCATTGCTGGGATACCCTGAGCGAGAAGACCCGTCGCAGCGCGATCGACCGGCAGAAGCAGATCGAACTGGCCAAGGCCCGCAACCTGCCGCACCCGATCGGCTACAACTACAAGCAAACCCCTTCCGAGGCTTGA
- the sugE gene encoding quaternary ammonium compound efflux SMR transporter SugE → MSWIILFFAGLFEVGWAVGLKYTDGFSRPLPTALTIAAMAISLGLLGLAMKELPLGTAYAIWTGVGAVGTVIAGIILFGESMALFRLASVALIIAGLIGLKLST, encoded by the coding sequence ATGTCCTGGATCATTCTGTTTTTCGCCGGCCTGTTCGAAGTGGGCTGGGCGGTGGGCCTGAAATACACCGACGGCTTCAGCCGCCCCCTGCCCACCGCCCTGACCATCGCGGCCATGGCCATCAGCCTTGGCCTGCTGGGCCTGGCCATGAAGGAATTGCCACTGGGCACCGCCTATGCGATCTGGACCGGTGTCGGTGCAGTCGGCACGGTCATCGCCGGGATCATTCTGTTCGGTGAGTCGATGGCGCTGTTCCGCCTGGCCAGCGTGGCGCTGATCATTGCCGGGTTGATCGGGTTGAAGCTCAGTACCTGA